One Methanolacinia paynteri genomic region harbors:
- a CDS encoding helix-turn-helix domain-containing protein gives MKLEKVLTFTEKEEELADLLSEVGLKKNVAKVLVYLANTEEATSREIERGTDLRQPEVSIAMRTLSEKEWISNRESKAESKGRPVKIYNLSKPMAEIIDTLEKDKKEEIENQLEIIKKIRKIV, from the coding sequence ATGAAACTCGAAAAAGTTTTGACATTCACTGAAAAGGAAGAGGAACTGGCTGATCTTCTTTCAGAAGTGGGTCTCAAAAAGAATGTCGCCAAGGTTCTGGTTTATCTTGCAAATACCGAGGAGGCGACATCAAGGGAGATTGAGAGGGGGACCGATCTCCGCCAGCCGGAAGTCAGCATAGCCATGAGAACCCTGAGCGAAAAGGAGTGGATCTCCAACAGGGAGAGCAAGGCGGAGAGCAAAGGCAGGCCCGTGAAGATATACAACCTGTCGAAACCGATGGCAGAAATCATCGATACTCTTGAGAAAGATAAAAAAGAAGAGATTGAAAACCAGCTTGAAATTATAAAAAAGATCAGAAAAATAGTCTGA
- the rpiA gene encoding ribose-5-phosphate isomerase RpiA: MTSDIDISKKNAGYFAAELIQDGMAVGLGTGSTVFYAMERLSERISSEGLDMIGIPTSFQASMRAREYGIPLSVLDEYPSLDIAIDGADKIDSSLRMIKGRGAAQTLERCVADAADLFVVVADESKMCEKLHGPVPVEVLPFALGLFERRIRELGGIPSVRMGVKKDGPVITDSGNFEVDCDFGFIEEPELLQSRINNLPGVLSCGLFTEFTGRTKVVIGNENGVNIF, translated from the coding sequence ATGACTTCAGACATTGATATATCCAAAAAGAATGCCGGATATTTTGCGGCCGAACTCATACAGGACGGCATGGCTGTCGGGCTCGGAACAGGCTCGACGGTCTTCTACGCCATGGAACGCCTCTCCGAACGGATATCCTCCGAAGGTCTCGATATGATCGGCATCCCCACATCTTTTCAGGCTTCGATGAGGGCGAGAGAATACGGCATTCCGCTCTCCGTACTCGATGAGTACCCGTCGCTCGATATCGCAATCGACGGAGCCGACAAGATCGACTCCTCGCTCCGGATGATAAAAGGAAGGGGAGCAGCACAGACACTCGAAAGATGTGTCGCCGATGCAGCGGACCTCTTCGTAGTCGTAGCAGACGAATCGAAGATGTGTGAAAAGCTCCACGGCCCCGTTCCTGTCGAAGTACTCCCGTTCGCCCTCGGTCTCTTTGAAAGAAGAATACGGGAACTCGGCGGCATTCCCTCAGTCCGTATGGGTGTCAAAAAAGACGGCCCTGTAATAACAGACAGCGGCAATTTCGAAGTAGACTGTGATTTCGGGTTCATAGAAGAGCCTGAACTGCTCCAGTCGAGAATAAATAACCTGCCCGGCGTATTAAGCTGCGGACTGTTTACGGAATTTACCGGCAGGACAAAAGTTGTAATCGGAAATGAAAATGGTGTAAATATTTTTTAA
- a CDS encoding SIMPL domain-containing protein, which translates to MSLKKLILVSMIFVLVAAMAGTAAAVDTTDDKTISVSGTGKVSSAPDTVIVSIAVETEDTDAYKAQQENAVKMDKVLSALKGMGLTSDEIETTGYNIYSYTSGDDSIFGSRKTVYRVTNTIKVETMKVDMAGEIIDNAVASGANSINYVSFTLSDEKSNELRSQALDAAVVQAKSDADAVASALGVSIVGVKTVNVGASYVPVSYNYAYAEDAMYKSAASAGAPTSVEAGDVDVTASVSIVYLIR; encoded by the coding sequence ATGAGTCTGAAAAAACTAATTCTGGTTTCGATGATCTTCGTCCTCGTTGCTGCAATGGCAGGTACAGCCGCCGCAGTCGACACCACGGACGACAAGACCATCTCGGTATCGGGCACAGGAAAGGTTAGCTCCGCACCCGATACGGTAATAGTTTCAATTGCAGTAGAAACTGAAGATACCGACGCGTACAAAGCCCAGCAGGAGAACGCTGTAAAGATGGATAAGGTCCTCAGTGCCCTGAAGGGAATGGGCCTGACAAGCGACGAGATCGAGACGACCGGCTACAACATCTATTCGTACACCTCAGGTGACGACTCCATATTCGGTTCCAGGAAAACAGTCTACAGGGTCACCAACACCATAAAAGTGGAGACAATGAAGGTTGATATGGCAGGCGAGATAATCGACAACGCCGTTGCATCCGGTGCAAACAGCATAAACTATGTTTCATTCACGCTCAGCGATGAGAAGTCCAACGAACTCCGTTCGCAGGCCCTTGACGCAGCCGTCGTACAGGCCAAGTCCGATGCAGACGCAGTCGCATCCGCACTCGGCGTTTCGATTGTCGGAGTAAAGACCGTCAACGTCGGTGCAAGCTACGTCCCGGTAAGCTACAACTACGCCTATGCCGAGGATGCGATGTATAAGTCGGCAGCCTCCGCCGGAGCTCCTACATCCGTTGAAGCTGGTGACGTAGACGTAACCGCTTCGGTCTCAATCGTTTATCTTATAAGATAA
- a CDS encoding EF-Tu/IF-2/RF-3 family GTPase, with translation MPNLNVAVLGPHGYAKAIGKAGTESDITFYNLKKGEDTVTIIEPSRYPERVAPLYYAVAMSQSAILVVDAITPEFGECVVMLDCAGIKSGYVILRNYIDKSQIDPLIKGTVIENYTFMEDDSIILRESLLAAAAKVERVISDIPGTVMVDHHFNVKGIGTVILGGVVKGTIRTHDSVKVLPGERTAQIRSIQRHDDDCTDAVPYDRVGLALKNITADEIDRGQVVTTDDSIKTGDSFKGRIKIVKYWNVPMKDSMVIHIGHWMSYVSGKIDSVTDDSDPKNPEVEISLEKDIAYFPGDKAIVHHLDAGKLRVVGTIVLE, from the coding sequence ATGCCTAATCTCAATGTAGCGGTTCTCGGCCCGCACGGATATGCCAAAGCCATAGGCAAGGCCGGGACCGAATCCGATATTACTTTTTACAACCTGAAGAAGGGCGAAGATACTGTTACGATTATCGAGCCGTCGAGATACCCGGAGCGGGTCGCACCCCTGTATTATGCCGTTGCGATGTCGCAGTCCGCGATCCTGGTCGTGGATGCGATCACCCCCGAATTCGGGGAGTGTGTGGTCATGCTCGACTGTGCCGGGATAAAGAGCGGCTATGTAATTCTCAGGAATTATATCGACAAGTCGCAGATCGATCCGTTGATCAAGGGAACGGTCATCGAGAACTATACTTTCATGGAGGACGATTCGATCATTCTCAGGGAGTCCCTCCTCGCCGCTGCCGCAAAGGTAGAGAGGGTGATCTCCGATATTCCGGGAACGGTTATGGTCGATCACCACTTCAATGTAAAGGGTATCGGGACCGTGATCCTCGGCGGAGTTGTGAAGGGAACGATCAGGACTCATGACTCCGTGAAGGTTCTCCCCGGCGAGAGAACCGCACAGATCCGCTCGATACAGAGGCACGACGACGACTGCACGGATGCCGTCCCGTATGACCGCGTCGGACTTGCACTGAAAAATATTACTGCGGACGAGATCGACAGGGGTCAGGTCGTGACAACCGACGATTCGATAAAGACCGGCGACTCGTTCAAGGGCAGGATCAAGATCGTCAAATACTGGAATGTCCCGATGAAGGATTCGATGGTGATCCATATCGGCCACTGGATGAGTTACGTCTCGGGAAAGATCGATTCGGTGACGGACGACTCCGATCCGAAGAATCCGGAAGTCGAGATAAGCCTCGAGAAGGACATCGCGTACTTCCCCGGCGACAAGGCTATCGTTCACCACCTCGATGCCGGAAAACTCAGGGTTGTCGGGACGATTGTTTTGGAGTAA
- a CDS encoding glutamate--tRNA ligase, whose amino-acid sequence MSVDPKQFFYIHALENAVEHENVPKAGAVLGLLMGKHPEFRSRAKEMSAILNEVLQEIDGMSPAERREKLAEMAPELVDRKKEKKTKERGLRDLKNVGKDGVVMRFAPNPSGPLHIGHARAAYLNDYYVRKYGGRYVLRIEDTDARRVQPENYGMILEDIEWLGLKISEIVYQSDRLDIYYTYCRQLLESGNAYVCTCDSAAFKVLKDSKKECPCRDQTVEENISLWEKMLDGTFPEGAATVRVKTGVDLPDPAMRDFSLFRIVETPHLRTDARVFPMMNFSVVIDDHLLGITHVIRGKDHIANTKRQGFIYDYLGWSQPEFYHYGRMSVGGLVLSTTAMKEGIRAGKYTGWDDIHLGTLRAIARRGIQAEAVRNSMIDIGVGQTDIAFSWENLFAENKQVIDPVANRYFFVPDPVKCEIRGAPAVTAKAFLHPNDEARGYRMLDFKGTLYAPEDEIAGVPMVRFKDLFNVRIGEENGERVFEYAGTSLEEARKEKSPIIQWLPELEKVKCTLLTPEGEQEGFCEISVRDEVDKVVQFERVGFARIDSVSDSGITAYFAHR is encoded by the coding sequence ATGTCAGTTGACCCAAAACAGTTTTTTTATATTCATGCGCTGGAAAACGCAGTAGAGCACGAGAACGTCCCTAAGGCAGGTGCGGTTTTAGGACTATTGATGGGTAAACACCCCGAGTTCCGCTCCCGTGCAAAGGAGATGTCGGCGATCCTGAACGAGGTTCTTCAGGAGATCGACGGTATGTCTCCTGCAGAGAGAAGGGAGAAGCTCGCGGAGATGGCTCCCGAACTTGTTGACCGGAAGAAGGAGAAGAAGACGAAGGAGAGGGGTCTTCGCGACCTGAAGAACGTGGGAAAGGACGGGGTCGTGATGCGTTTCGCCCCGAATCCCAGCGGTCCGCTTCACATCGGCCATGCCCGTGCTGCTTACCTGAACGACTATTATGTCCGGAAGTACGGCGGACGATATGTTCTGAGGATCGAGGATACGGACGCCCGGCGTGTGCAGCCCGAGAACTACGGGATGATCCTGGAGGATATCGAATGGCTCGGCCTGAAGATCTCGGAGATCGTTTACCAGAGCGACAGGCTGGATATCTATTACACATACTGCCGGCAACTCCTTGAGTCCGGTAATGCATATGTCTGCACCTGCGATTCTGCGGCTTTCAAAGTTTTAAAGGACAGCAAGAAGGAGTGCCCGTGCAGGGACCAGACCGTGGAGGAGAACATCTCCCTGTGGGAGAAGATGCTCGACGGGACGTTCCCAGAGGGTGCTGCGACGGTGCGGGTGAAGACCGGAGTTGATCTTCCCGATCCCGCGATGAGGGACTTCTCTCTCTTCAGGATCGTGGAGACTCCGCATCTCAGGACGGATGCACGTGTCTTCCCGATGATGAACTTCTCGGTTGTTATCGACGATCACCTTCTCGGCATAACCCACGTGATAAGAGGAAAGGATCATATCGCGAATACGAAGCGGCAGGGATTCATCTACGATTATCTCGGGTGGAGCCAGCCGGAGTTCTATCATTACGGGAGAATGTCGGTAGGGGGCCTTGTGCTCTCGACGACTGCGATGAAGGAGGGTATACGTGCCGGAAAATACACGGGCTGGGACGATATCCACCTCGGGACTCTCAGGGCGATTGCGAGGAGAGGCATCCAGGCGGAGGCCGTAAGGAACTCGATGATCGATATCGGTGTCGGCCAGACGGATATCGCGTTCTCGTGGGAGAATCTTTTTGCCGAGAACAAACAGGTCATCGATCCGGTTGCAAACAGGTACTTCTTCGTCCCGGATCCGGTGAAGTGCGAGATTAGAGGGGCCCCTGCTGTTACGGCGAAGGCGTTCCTCCACCCGAACGACGAGGCGAGGGGTTACAGGATGCTGGATTTCAAAGGGACTCTCTACGCCCCGGAGGACGAGATCGCGGGCGTCCCGATGGTCCGGTTCAAGGATCTCTTCAACGTGAGGATCGGAGAGGAGAACGGAGAGCGTGTGTTTGAATACGCAGGAACGTCGCTTGAAGAGGCACGTAAGGAGAAGTCCCCGATCATCCAGTGGCTTCCTGAATTGGAAAAAGTGAAATGCACTCTTCTCACCCCGGAGGGAGAGCAGGAAGGATTCTGTGAAATTTCGGTGAGGGACGAGGTGGACAAGGTGGTCCAGTTCGAAAGGGTTGGCTTTGCAAGGATCGATTCCGTTTCTGATTCCGGTATTACGGCGTACTTCGCCCACCGGTAA
- a CDS encoding polyprenyl synthetase family protein, translating to MKLEEYLEKNAELIDTRLESMYGSLPGELDKASAHLLCAGGKRLRPSVTMLAANIIEKGRSDSVIPAALALEVTHTFTLVHDDIMDGDVTRRGVPTVHTQWDEPTAILAGDVLYAEAFELITMADADPVAKVEAVAILARTCLEICRGQHEDMSFEKRDDVDPYEYLEMVGQKTGKLYAAAAAIGGILAGGDARQVGALHDWGYLSGVAFQIQDDVIDLMADSEKSGKDRASDLREGKQTLVAIFAKDRGLDLSKYRKENLTDEEIDQAISELKEAGIIDAVRETAMDHVKRAKETLVVFPDCEEKRLLGEITDYFINRSF from the coding sequence ATGAAACTGGAAGAATATCTTGAGAAGAATGCGGAACTGATCGATACGAGGCTCGAAAGCATGTACGGCAGTCTCCCCGGCGAACTTGACAAGGCGAGCGCTCACCTGCTCTGTGCCGGCGGAAAGAGGCTCCGTCCGTCCGTTACGATGCTTGCGGCGAATATCATCGAGAAGGGACGCTCCGATTCGGTTATTCCCGCAGCACTTGCACTTGAAGTGACGCACACTTTTACTCTTGTCCACGACGATATCATGGACGGGGACGTCACACGCAGGGGTGTTCCTACAGTTCATACGCAGTGGGACGAGCCTACGGCTATTCTTGCAGGGGATGTTCTCTACGCCGAAGCGTTCGAGCTGATAACGATGGCGGATGCGGACCCGGTTGCAAAGGTAGAGGCTGTCGCGATCCTGGCGAGGACATGCCTCGAGATCTGCAGGGGTCAGCACGAGGATATGTCTTTTGAGAAACGCGACGATGTCGATCCGTACGAGTATCTCGAGATGGTCGGGCAGAAGACAGGTAAACTCTATGCAGCGGCTGCGGCGATCGGCGGTATTCTTGCAGGCGGAGATGCACGGCAGGTCGGGGCTCTTCACGACTGGGGATACCTGAGCGGTGTCGCGTTCCAGATCCAGGACGATGTAATCGATCTTATGGCGGATTCGGAGAAGTCCGGAAAGGATCGTGCATCGGATCTTCGTGAAGGCAAGCAGACTCTTGTGGCGATCTTTGCGAAGGATCGGGGTCTTGACCTGTCGAAGTACAGGAAGGAGAACCTGACCGACGAGGAGATCGACCAGGCTATATCCGAGCTTAAAGAGGCCGGAATTATCGATGCAGTGAGGGAGACGGCCATGGATCATGTAAAGAGGGCGAAGGAAACGCTCGTCGTATTCCCTGACTGCGAAGAAAAAAGGCTTCTTGGAGAAATTACGGATTATTTCATCAACCGGAGCTTCTGA
- a CDS encoding RNase J family beta-CASP ribonuclease → MDIEIIAVGGYNEVGRNMTAVRVGKEIVIFDMGLRLDQIMIHEDAEVENMHSLDLIEMKAIPDDTIMNTVEGSVKAIVCTHGHLDHIGAIPKLAHRYNAPIIGTPYTAKLIEQQIEGEKKFGVNNKVFALRAGKKYRYEISKDLNIEFVNIQHSIIDTAMAVLHTPQGAIVYALDFKLDRTPVLGNPPDIARMQELGREGVIALIVESTNVRLPGRCPSERVAQKLVRDVMTSYEDDKNAIIVSTFSSHIARVKTIAECAHEIGRKPVLLGRSMERYSSTAEQLKQVGFPETLSMFGNRKTVDRVIRRMIKEGKDKYVPIVTGHQGEPGATLTRIAQGNSPYRIDKGDKVLYSANVIPNPMNYGQRYHQEVLLKMRGARIFEGLHVSGHGQREDHYEVIHLLNPQHVIPAHGDVDMTGDYIKLLEECGYTLGNDAHLLRNGMKINVTK, encoded by the coding sequence ATGGATATTGAAATAATAGCCGTCGGCGGTTACAACGAAGTAGGTCGGAATATGACCGCCGTCAGGGTTGGAAAGGAGATTGTAATCTTCGATATGGGGCTCCGCCTCGACCAGATTATGATCCACGAGGACGCGGAAGTGGAGAATATGCACTCCCTCGACCTCATTGAGATGAAGGCCATACCCGACGATACGATAATGAATACTGTCGAGGGGAGTGTCAAGGCGATTGTCTGCACCCACGGCCACCTGGACCATATCGGTGCGATCCCTAAGCTTGCGCACAGGTACAACGCACCGATTATCGGGACGCCCTATACCGCCAAGCTCATCGAGCAGCAGATAGAGGGCGAGAAGAAATTCGGTGTCAACAACAAGGTCTTCGCACTCCGTGCCGGCAAGAAATACAGGTACGAGATCTCGAAGGATCTTAATATCGAATTCGTAAACATCCAGCACAGTATAATCGATACCGCGATGGCGGTTCTCCATACTCCCCAGGGAGCGATCGTTTACGCCCTCGATTTCAAGCTTGACCGGACCCCGGTTCTCGGCAATCCGCCAGATATCGCGAGGATGCAGGAGCTCGGCCGCGAGGGTGTCATCGCTCTTATCGTAGAGAGTACGAACGTACGTCTCCCGGGCCGCTGCCCGAGCGAGCGTGTCGCACAGAAGCTTGTCCGCGACGTGATGACGAGCTACGAGGACGACAAGAATGCAATAATCGTCAGTACTTTCTCCTCGCATATCGCAAGGGTCAAGACGATCGCGGAATGCGCACACGAGATCGGACGAAAACCCGTCCTGCTCGGCCGTTCGATGGAGAGATACTCTTCTACGGCCGAACAGCTCAAGCAGGTTGGTTTCCCCGAGACCCTCTCGATGTTTGGCAACCGGAAGACGGTCGACCGTGTCATCCGCAGGATGATTAAGGAAGGCAAGGACAAATATGTACCTATAGTCACCGGTCACCAGGGCGAGCCGGGTGCGACCTTAACGAGGATAGCACAGGGCAACAGCCCGTACAGGATCGACAAGGGCGACAAGGTTCTCTACAGCGCCAATGTCATTCCGAACCCGATGAACTACGGCCAGCGCTACCACCAGGAGGTGCTGCTGAAGATGCGGGGTGCGAGGATCTTCGAAGGCCTTCACGTGAGCGGCCACGGGCAGAGGGAGGATCATTACGAGGTTATCCACCTGTTGAATCCCCAGCACGTGATTCCCGCCCACGGTGATGTCGACATGACCGGCGATTACATAAAACTGCTCGAGGAATGCGGTTATACGCTCGGCAACGACGCCCACCTGCTCAGGAACGGGATGAAGATTAATGTCACGAAATAG
- the fni gene encoding type 2 isopentenyl-diphosphate Delta-isomerase yields MDKKKDKSEYTSSRKLEHLKICCSGNIEAGRSGFDDIRLVHNSLPECSMDRIDPGVRFLGHKLASPLFISAMTGGHPDTTEVNRRLGEAAGRFNIGMGVGSQRAALENPDLEGSFTAVREAAPKAFLCGNLGAVQLREKGPEWADRAVEMIDAQALCIHLNPLQEAVQPEGDHDSSGCLDAIAELCVSSKYPVIVKETGAGISAEVAEKLWSVGAAAIDTAGLGGTSWAAVEALRGEDESLRQLGRDFSDWGIPTVVSLIEVCGKGKPVIASGGLRSGIDIAKAVALGASLGGMALPLLKPAMESSEALFGKIGQIHEEIRIAMYLTGSESCGALAGKRVYITGKTGEMI; encoded by the coding sequence ATGGATAAGAAGAAGGACAAATCGGAATATACCTCCTCAAGAAAACTCGAGCACCTGAAGATCTGCTGCAGCGGGAATATCGAAGCCGGCAGAAGCGGTTTCGACGATATCAGGCTTGTGCATAATTCTCTGCCCGAGTGCAGCATGGACAGGATTGATCCGGGTGTTCGTTTTCTCGGCCATAAGCTGGCGTCCCCTTTGTTTATATCTGCCATGACCGGGGGCCACCCGGATACGACGGAGGTCAACCGGCGACTGGGAGAGGCCGCAGGACGATTCAATATCGGTATGGGTGTGGGCTCCCAGAGGGCCGCACTCGAAAACCCAGATCTTGAAGGCAGTTTTACAGCCGTCCGCGAGGCTGCGCCGAAGGCGTTCCTATGCGGGAATCTCGGTGCGGTGCAGCTCAGGGAGAAGGGTCCCGAATGGGCGGATCGTGCAGTGGAGATGATAGACGCACAGGCGCTATGCATCCACTTAAACCCGCTCCAGGAGGCAGTCCAGCCGGAAGGCGATCACGATTCGTCCGGTTGTCTCGATGCTATAGCCGAACTCTGTGTATCTTCGAAATATCCAGTAATCGTCAAAGAGACGGGTGCGGGTATATCGGCCGAAGTTGCGGAGAAGTTGTGGTCCGTCGGGGCTGCCGCGATCGATACCGCCGGGCTCGGCGGAACTTCGTGGGCGGCCGTAGAGGCCCTTCGCGGTGAGGATGAGTCGCTGAGACAGCTCGGCAGGGATTTTTCAGATTGGGGAATCCCGACCGTCGTCTCCCTTATCGAGGTCTGCGGTAAGGGAAAGCCCGTGATCGCTTCAGGCGGCCTGAGGTCGGGGATAGATATTGCAAAAGCTGTCGCACTGGGCGCATCCCTCGGGGGAATGGCGCTTCCGCTGCTTAAGCCGGCGATGGAAAGTTCCGAGGCACTTTTCGGGAAGATCGGGCAGATCCACGAAGAGATCAGGATCGCGATGTACCTGACGGGCTCGGAGAGCTGCGGTGCACTGGCCGGAAAAAGAGTCTATATTACCGGAAAGACTGGTGAAATGATATAA
- a CDS encoding isopentenyl phosphate kinase, producing MRKEKIILKLGGSVITDKSSGECKVNKPVLEKIAKELASRDNVVPVIVHGAGSCGHPEAKEHHLDKGLDHTNKAGIFITHRAVCSLNEEVVNALRASGVEAVGIHPLDACTAKNGRLISFDSSPVELLIQNGVIPVLHGDVVMDIGQGACIVSGDQLISCLAGKMAVDRIGLATDVAGVIGSDGNVIRHINRNNAGDLEIRGSGSTDVTGGMRGKIDELLLLAENGVESELFHISRVSDFLDGRDNGGTRVSP from the coding sequence ATGAGGAAAGAGAAGATTATTCTAAAGCTGGGCGGTAGCGTAATCACCGACAAATCTTCGGGCGAATGCAAAGTAAACAAACCTGTTCTTGAAAAGATAGCGAAAGAGCTCGCGTCAAGAGATAATGTCGTGCCGGTTATCGTTCACGGCGCCGGTTCGTGCGGCCATCCGGAAGCGAAAGAGCATCATCTTGATAAAGGGTTAGATCATACTAATAAAGCAGGCATATTTATCACCCACAGGGCTGTGTGCAGCCTGAACGAAGAGGTGGTAAACGCGCTGCGTGCCAGTGGTGTGGAGGCCGTAGGCATTCACCCGCTTGATGCATGTACTGCGAAAAACGGACGTCTAATATCATTTGACAGCAGTCCTGTCGAACTGCTAATCCAAAACGGTGTAATCCCCGTTCTTCACGGGGACGTAGTGATGGATATCGGGCAGGGGGCCTGTATCGTCTCGGGCGATCAGCTTATCAGCTGCCTTGCAGGGAAAATGGCAGTCGACAGAATAGGACTTGCGACAGATGTCGCCGGTGTAATAGGTTCCGACGGAAATGTAATCCGTCACATAAACAGGAACAACGCCGGCGATCTGGAGATCCGCGGATCGGGCAGCACCGACGTTACCGGAGGGATGAGGGGCAAGATCGACGAACTTCTTCTCCTTGCCGAAAATGGTGTCGAATCGGAGCTATTCCATATATCCCGTGTCAGTGATTTCCTTGACGGGCGCGACAACGGCGGCACACGGGTGTCGCCTTAA
- the mvk gene encoding mevalonate kinase, producing MATWSAPGKVFLFGEHAVVYGKPGIAMAIKPRVSVTVRKVRNPSKINSPYIENCFDLTGVTGSVYIHSQLPSSSGLGSSAAVTVATLSAINDEFNLSLQKKDIADIAYQVEKKVQRGRASPTDTFVSTYGGLILIKDNKRRILPPENFNIVIGNTLVSHKTSELVEMVGEFRRTNPLVVDPILDAIEAVTTRSMHNFNNLKVLGRYMDVNHSLLEALGVGHPALTRLVNAARSGGAYGAKMTGAGGGGCMIALCPKRSKSRVAAAIEAADGKAIITTIDTEGARREDDEEREDYSKAGR from the coding sequence ATGGCGACATGGAGTGCACCGGGCAAGGTATTTTTATTTGGCGAGCACGCGGTGGTCTACGGAAAACCGGGAATAGCGATGGCCATCAAACCGAGGGTCTCGGTTACGGTCAGGAAGGTGCGGAACCCTTCGAAGATAAATTCCCCTTATATTGAGAATTGTTTCGATCTGACCGGTGTTACGGGGAGTGTATATATTCATTCCCAGCTCCCGAGCTCATCAGGCCTCGGATCGTCCGCGGCGGTCACCGTCGCAACGCTCTCGGCGATAAACGACGAATTCAACCTTTCCCTTCAGAAAAAGGACATCGCTGATATCGCATACCAGGTGGAGAAGAAGGTCCAGAGGGGAAGAGCGAGCCCTACCGATACGTTCGTCTCGACCTATGGCGGACTGATCCTGATCAAGGACAACAAGAGGAGGATCCTTCCGCCGGAGAATTTCAACATCGTCATCGGCAACACCCTCGTCTCGCACAAGACGTCCGAACTCGTGGAGATGGTGGGTGAATTCAGGAGGACGAACCCGCTCGTGGTCGACCCGATCCTCGATGCAATCGAGGCGGTCACGACGAGATCCATGCACAATTTCAACAACTTAAAGGTTCTCGGGCGGTATATGGACGTCAACCATTCTCTCCTGGAGGCTCTCGGGGTAGGCCACCCGGCATTGACAAGGCTTGTGAACGCAGCACGGAGCGGCGGTGCATACGGCGCCAAAATGACAGGGGCCGGCGGCGGAGGGTGCATGATCGCACTCTGCCCGAAGAGATCCAAGAGCAGGGTCGCCGCTGCAATCGAGGCTGCCGACGGAAAGGCGATAATAACTACGATAGATACGGAAGGGGCACGCAGGGAAGACGATGAGGAAAGAGAAGATTATTCTAAAGCTGGGCGGTAG
- the amrB gene encoding AmmeMemoRadiSam system protein B, translating to MDVRRVTLAGRFYPGEPASLKEQLAYFFSHVALPHPVDACGIISPHAGTIYSGQAAAYSFSAIPEDFNGTFIVIAPSHSGYPDCTSGLSWETPLGVIECDETLVSALDINRDDFAMAQPENSLEVQMPFIKFRFPDAKVVPVLMGRQTLQGAKAMADAIVRAVRETSSDVRIVASSDFSHYIPDEEARRLDGYAIEALFDLDSEEFFRRIREEGVSACGYGPIAVMVEACRELFGAKKGELLNYMTSGDVSGDFSQVVGYAAVAVF from the coding sequence ATGGATGTGCGCAGGGTCACTCTGGCCGGGAGATTCTATCCCGGGGAGCCCGCTTCTTTAAAAGAGCAGCTGGCGTATTTTTTTAGTCATGTTGCTTTGCCGCATCCTGTAGACGCCTGCGGAATAATATCCCCTCATGCGGGGACAATATATTCCGGCCAGGCAGCCGCATATTCCTTTTCTGCAATTCCTGAAGATTTCAACGGGACTTTTATCGTAATCGCCCCGAGCCATTCCGGGTATCCCGACTGCACCTCCGGTCTGTCATGGGAGACGCCTCTTGGAGTTATCGAATGCGACGAGACTCTTGTCTCTGCACTCGATATCAACAGGGACGATTTTGCAATGGCCCAGCCTGAAAATTCTCTTGAAGTGCAGATGCCCTTCATAAAGTTCAGGTTCCCGGATGCGAAGGTCGTGCCCGTACTTATGGGGAGGCAGACCCTGCAGGGAGCAAAAGCAATGGCGGATGCAATCGTCCGGGCAGTCCGTGAAACGTCGTCGGATGTAAGAATTGTCGCATCCTCTGACTTTTCGCATTATATCCCTGATGAAGAGGCGAGAAGGCTCGACGGTTATGCCATCGAAGCTCTCTTCGATCTTGATTCGGAAGAATTTTTCAGGAGAATCCGTGAGGAGGGCGTCAGTGCCTGCGGCTACGGGCCGATTGCAGTGATGGTAGAGGCATGCAGGGAACTATTCGGTGCAAAAAAGGGTGAATTGCTGAATTACATGACCAGCGGCGACGTCTCGGGTGACTTCAGCCAGGTTGTCGGGTACGCGGCGGTTGCAGTTTTTTAA